A region from the Actinomycetota bacterium genome encodes:
- a CDS encoding magnesium chelatase subunit D family protein: MTERTAHLFPFSAVVGQETLKTALCLNAIDPRVGGVLIRGEKGTAKSTIVRALAAVLPEMDVVENCRFSCDPSHSGSWCIECRSRELDPVAPIATRRPWIVDLPVSITEDRLVGTLCLEHALKFGERTFEPGILARANRSILYVDEVNLLDDHLVDTLLDVAAMGVNTVEREGISFQHPARFILVGTMNPEEGELRPQLLDRFGLCVDVKSVRDPALRVEILDRRRRFEEDAKTFSADWVADEDELRVRLEHARARLSSVMLSEDVKRMIVSICLKAGVDGHRSDLVMARAACAWAAWNARDQVEVEDLITVAPLVLAHRVPRSPVEQQTSDQSRLKDMVSSALLGGVEQNEIASPPSPTSGNDSTADDLDTTLQTILSSSAEQAGWQGADAPKIDRQLDDMRRSISGRRHQTVSDDHRGKHVRSVKAGCATAVDMALGATVREAAVHQQSRDGGLAVNIDPSDVMKKVRKRKAGASIVLCVDASGSMGATERMEAARGAALGLLVDAYQRRDRVGLVSFRGEGTDIVMAPTASVELAQLKLRNMPAGGATPLAAGLLKSLELLQAEMKRDPQVIPWLVVLTDGRANVGLNGGLGSEDARAVGVKIKAAKLNTIVFDAGSGPKVVSGALEIARITGGEYIRLSTVEGTSMLDAVRSRL; the protein is encoded by the coding sequence GTGACCGAGCGCACCGCTCATCTTTTTCCGTTCTCGGCTGTTGTGGGCCAAGAGACGCTGAAGACCGCACTTTGCCTGAACGCCATCGATCCGCGGGTGGGCGGAGTCCTCATTCGAGGCGAGAAGGGCACAGCGAAGTCCACTATAGTCCGTGCACTGGCTGCGGTACTTCCCGAGATGGACGTGGTCGAGAACTGCAGGTTCTCCTGCGACCCCTCCCACTCTGGCTCTTGGTGCATCGAGTGCAGATCACGTGAGCTGGATCCAGTAGCTCCTATCGCTACACGCAGGCCCTGGATCGTGGATTTGCCCGTTTCGATCACAGAGGACCGACTGGTCGGCACATTGTGCCTAGAGCACGCACTGAAGTTTGGGGAGCGCACATTCGAGCCGGGCATTCTGGCCCGCGCAAATCGGTCGATACTCTATGTCGACGAAGTCAACCTTCTTGATGATCATCTTGTAGACACGCTTCTTGATGTGGCTGCCATGGGCGTCAATACGGTCGAGCGTGAGGGAATATCGTTTCAACATCCCGCTCGTTTCATTCTCGTCGGTACTATGAATCCCGAGGAAGGCGAGTTGCGTCCACAGCTGTTGGATCGATTCGGCTTGTGTGTCGACGTCAAGAGTGTCCGTGACCCCGCCTTACGAGTCGAGATCCTCGACAGAAGACGCCGATTCGAAGAGGACGCGAAGACCTTTTCTGCTGACTGGGTCGCCGACGAGGACGAGCTCCGGGTACGCCTCGAGCACGCACGCGCACGACTTTCCTCGGTCATGCTCTCCGAGGACGTCAAGCGCATGATCGTCTCCATCTGCCTGAAAGCTGGAGTCGATGGGCATCGCTCGGACCTCGTCATGGCCAGGGCCGCTTGCGCATGGGCTGCATGGAATGCGAGGGACCAGGTCGAGGTCGAGGATCTGATCACGGTCGCTCCGTTGGTCTTGGCGCACAGAGTTCCCAGGTCACCCGTAGAGCAGCAGACGTCTGATCAAAGTCGCCTGAAGGACATGGTTTCCTCGGCGTTGTTAGGGGGTGTCGAGCAGAATGAGATTGCCAGTCCACCAAGTCCTACCAGTGGTAATGATTCCACGGCTGATGATCTCGACACAACACTGCAGACAATCCTGTCCTCTTCGGCCGAACAGGCTGGCTGGCAAGGTGCAGATGCACCGAAGATCGACAGGCAACTCGACGACATGCGGCGTTCCATCTCGGGTAGGAGACATCAGACGGTCTCCGATGACCACAGAGGCAAGCATGTGAGGTCGGTCAAAGCGGGTTGTGCCACCGCGGTCGATATGGCTCTTGGCGCCACCGTCAGAGAGGCGGCTGTTCACCAGCAATCCCGTGACGGTGGTTTGGCGGTCAACATCGATCCTTCGGATGTCATGAAGAAGGTGAGGAAGCGTAAGGCGGGAGCATCGATCGTTCTGTGTGTCGACGCAAGCGGCTCTATGGGTGCAACAGAGAGAATGGAAGCGGCCCGTGGTGCGGCTTTGGGGCTGCTTGTCGATGCCTATCAGCGTCGGGATCGCGTCGGCCTTGTGTCCTTCAGGGGCGAAGGCACGGATATCGTCATGGCCCCGACTGCAAGCGTGGAGCTGGCGCAACTGAAGCTTCGAAACATGCCTGCTGGAGGCGCAACACCGTTGGCCGCAGGTCTATTGAAATCGCTGGAACTACTTCAGGCCGAGATGAAACGTGACCCCCAGGTGATCCCTTGGCTCGTCGTACTCACCGATGGGCGCGCAAATGTCGGACTGAACGGCGGGCTGGGTAGCGAGGACGCTCGGGCCGTGGGGGTCAAGATCAAGGCCGCGAAGCTCAACACCATTGTCTTTGACGCAGGAAGTGGGCCTAAAGTCGT